One window of Methanobrevibacter sp. TMH8 genomic DNA carries:
- a CDS encoding HEPN domain-containing protein, which yields MNNKKIIENLLKLSNFNYNDFEEFKEKEWVYEFFGKNHIYFDEERLNLFREASDAVFKDDLYMKDNFPVEYIDDKLKDIISEAISQPENEREPFIKREIKKFKDNIKNQISDLIFRFPVENLKVKENIKIGNIKLFTFDDIEFEKVKENFIKYRVKQLEKAWSKEQIEELKDDINQNNWFELEFFKDNLNKTFAEINIKGIGYNSKTLDYAKIKAIKGINLALNCLKLFISQDYSFGLKGESLIGIYRGYYLNNQDKPILQNSEIIGHSLMFDLNDDIIKSLKNRGFDKLNKILLKQKKTKYESNILNSIYWFGEASNVHVHNINSRKEAKKDKIENLECFRLGERVIKLFIALESILIFDKNEPIVENISERVAFILGKDYETRVNIKKRIKDLYVIRSNITHKGDVYVSKYDMIDLLFIVQNVLIKLISNKKFNFKETADLKNYFDELKYS from the coding sequence ATGAATAATAAAAAAATAATTGAAAATTTATTGAAGCTTTCAAATTTCAACTATAATGATTTTGAAGAATTTAAAGAAAAAGAATGGGTATATGAATTTTTTGGAAAAAATCATATTTATTTTGATGAAGAAAGGTTGAATCTTTTTAGAGAAGCTTCTGATGCTGTATTTAAAGATGATTTATACATGAAAGATAATTTCCCTGTTGAATATATTGATGATAAACTTAAAGATATTATTTCTGAGGCGATTTCTCAGCCTGAAAATGAAAGAGAACCATTTATTAAAAGAGAAATTAAAAAATTTAAAGATAATATCAAAAATCAAATTTCAGATTTAATATTCAGATTTCCTGTAGAAAATTTAAAAGTAAAAGAAAATATAAAAATTGGAAATATAAAGCTATTTACTTTTGATGATATTGAATTTGAAAAAGTTAAAGAAAATTTTATAAAATATAGAGTAAAACAACTTGAAAAAGCTTGGTCAAAAGAACAAATTGAAGAATTGAAAGATGATATTAATCAAAATAATTGGTTTGAACTTGAATTCTTTAAAGACAATTTAAACAAGACTTTTGCTGAAATTAATATTAAAGGGATAGGTTATAATTCTAAAACTCTTGATTATGCAAAAATAAAAGCTATTAAGGGAATTAATCTAGCTTTAAACTGCTTAAAATTGTTTATTTCGCAAGATTATTCTTTTGGACTAAAAGGAGAATCTTTGATTGGGATTTATAGGGGTTATTATTTAAATAATCAAGATAAACCAATTTTACAAAATAGTGAAATTATAGGTCATTCACTTATGTTTGATTTAAATGATGACATAATTAAATCTTTAAAGAATAGAGGGTTTGATAAATTAAACAAAATTTTATTAAAACAAAAAAAAACAAAATATGAATCAAATATTTTAAATTCTATATATTGGTTTGGTGAAGCTTCTAATGTTCATGTACATAATATAAATTCAAGAAAAGAAGCTAAAAAAGATAAAATTGAGAATTTAGAATGTTTCAGATTAGGAGAAAGAGTTATTAAACTGTTCATTGCATTGGAATCAATATTAATATTTGATAAAAACGAACCTATTGTTGAAAATATTTCTGAAAGAGTTGCTTTTATACTAGGCAAAGATTATGAAACTCGTGTGAATATTAAAAAGAGAATTAAAGATTTATACGTAATACGAAGCAATATTACACATAAAGGAGATGTTTATGTATCTAAATATGATATGATTGATTTGTTATTTATTGTTCAAAATGTTTTGATTAAATTAATATCTAACAAAAAATTTAATTTTAAAGAAACAGCTGATTTAAAAAATTATTTTGATGAATTAAAATATTCATAA
- a CDS encoding ATP-binding protein: MLTGKKLFNKDIDDININDILELVENKIIENEYLEYKKNYELTNMDHKRNLLKEISAFSNKEGGLIIIGMGENKDKTPYLNGLKYSNYDELISAINSMVRSNTEPNPLPNIKIKTLDINNKKILLIKIFKSVNSPIRRIMNPDTTGDFYIRNNNLCDHMNWNELKNAFSNFTNIETKNKDFIDEKINILFSDSNYKNFMQFILFLVPVNVSNINISKEMKLVEKNYELFKSLEGTFFNNRKRVSDGYLASYKNENNEVEDYVKIYNNGIIESVLRLEKDDDIVDIDMPYYENKVLISISKYVKLYKKLQINTPIEVYLSLTNLNGFRIFEKNRFLSKSKCGFENNTLELPVSTITTENLERLAQEMKNSFDSIYYDTDYINGSKSYDENGKWIPYK; the protein is encoded by the coding sequence ATGTTAACAGGAAAAAAATTATTCAATAAAGATATTGATGATATTAATATAAATGATATTCTTGAACTAGTTGAAAATAAAATTATTGAAAATGAATATTTAGAATATAAAAAAAACTATGAACTAACTAATATGGATCATAAAAGAAATCTATTAAAAGAAATTTCTGCATTTTCTAATAAAGAAGGAGGATTAATAATTATAGGTATGGGTGAAAATAAGGATAAAACCCCTTATTTAAATGGATTAAAATATTCTAACTATGATGAATTAATTTCTGCTATTAATTCTATGGTTAGAAGTAACACAGAACCAAATCCTTTACCAAATATAAAAATTAAAACTTTAGATATAAACAACAAAAAAATACTTTTGATTAAAATATTTAAAAGTGTTAATAGTCCAATAAGGCGCATAATGAACCCTGATACAACAGGTGATTTCTATATAAGAAATAATAATCTATGCGATCATATGAATTGGAATGAATTAAAAAATGCTTTTTCAAATTTCACTAATATAGAAACAAAAAATAAAGATTTTATCGACGAAAAAATTAATATTTTATTTTCTGATTCAAATTATAAAAATTTTATGCAGTTTATCTTATTTTTAGTTCCTGTTAATGTATCAAATATAAATATTTCTAAAGAAATGAAATTAGTTGAAAAAAATTATGAATTATTCAAATCATTAGAGGGAACTTTTTTTAATAATAGAAAAAGAGTTTCAGATGGATACTTAGCATCATATAAAAATGAAAATAATGAAGTTGAAGATTATGTTAAAATTTATAACAATGGTATTATAGAATCTGTTTTGAGATTAGAAAAAGATGATGATATTGTTGATATAGATATGCCTTATTATGAAAATAAAGTTTTAATTTCCATTAGTAAATATGTTAAATTGTATAAAAAACTACAAATTAATACTCCAATAGAGGTTTATTTATCATTAACTAATTTAAATGGATTTAGAATTTTTGAAAAAAATCGTTTTTTATCCAAATCAAAGTGTGGGTTTGAAAACAATACATTGGAATTGCCTGTGTCAACTATAACTACTGAAAACTTAGAGAGATTAGCTCAAGAAATGAAAAATTCTTTTGATTCAATATATTATGATACTGATTATATAAATGGATCTAAGAGTTATGATGAAAATGGTAAATGGATTCCCTATAAATGA
- a CDS encoding winged helix-turn-helix domain-containing protein — protein sequence MEAKIAAKIGWVKLSEHRKKIVRDLSNNLKIPTEISKSTGLSKSEVSRTLRALKDAGIVVCHNEESYRGRLYGLTDLGKEILKYIE from the coding sequence ATGGAAGCCAAAATCGCTGCAAAAATTGGGTGGGTTAAGCTATCTGAACATAGGAAAAAAATAGTAAGGGACCTATCAAATAATTTAAAAATTCCTACAGAAATTAGTAAATCAACTGGTTTAAGTAAATCTGAAGTTAGTAGGACATTGAGAGCTTTGAAAGATGCAGGAATAGTAGTTTGTCATAATGAAGAAAGTTATAGGGGTAGGCTTTATGGCTTAACAGATTTAGGAAAAGAAATTTTAAAATATATAGAATAA
- a CDS encoding winged helix-turn-helix domain-containing protein, with translation MEVETAEKIGWVKLSEHRKKIMLDLSNTLKIPTEISKSTELSKSEVSRTLRALKDAGIVVCHNEDSHRGRLYGLTDEGNEIIKYIH, from the coding sequence ATGGAAGTTGAAACTGCGGAAAAAATAGGATGGGTTAAGCTATCTGAACATAGGAAAAAAATAATGTTAGACCTATCAAACACTCTAAAAATTCCTACAGAAATCAGTAAATCAACTGAATTAAGTAAATCTGAAGTTAGTAGGACATTGAGAGCTTTGAAAGATGCAGGAATAGTAGTTTGTCATAATGAAGACAGTCATAGAGGTCGTCTTTATGGTTTAACTGATGAAGGAAATGAGATAATAAAATATATACATTAG
- a CDS encoding right-handed parallel beta-helix repeat-containing protein, whose translation MKIKKITLILLAMLLLICSLSTISAANNTISDTSTGGILQGITDTGTGDTLYLNPGTYNKTNQDTNIAINKNITIQGNGPKDTVIIDAQGLSRIFAISSNRNIIFINITFFNGKSTFGAAISASNSNNTLLTFINCSFINNSASSSYGGGIYCEYANLTIINSTFINNTAKVGSAIHSYGTHDSSIINSTFINNYIPLGSSGGGTINIMAANNFTISDSVFINNSGDSWGGSITAINTNNLTINNCNFINNSATYGGAIDLDRTNNTLINNCEFFDNNASYGGGIYAENGNNLTIISSNFTNNSGNNGAAIYNHVNSNSTTIENNTIVDNNGTGILNRGYNTTISGNNITNNNGNGITNTGNANIENNIIYGNIDNGVNNGGNATIRDNDITNNGNALNNTGYLGGSNNTNRHQTSLLMTTIILSNKVTITVTATDNKGNPIINRIINFYVNGELVGTATTNSNGIAQFTYTATQSGTYNILATIDNFTIETNPILTEIYSESNISENILIKINDEREIPTPTPNPTPTPKKPKNPDSPNPKNDPNKTSNKPVATAAMKETGIPINLILLVLLSCLGIIIRKKQ comes from the coding sequence ATGAAAATAAAAAAAATAACCTTAATATTATTAGCTATGCTTTTATTAATTTGTAGCTTATCAACAATCAGTGCAGCTAACAACACAATCAGTGACACTAGTACTGGTGGTATATTACAAGGTATAACTGACACTGGAACTGGAGACACATTATACTTAAACCCTGGAACTTACAACAAAACTAACCAAGACACTAACATAGCTATTAACAAAAATATAACAATTCAAGGAAACGGACCAAAAGATACAGTAATCATTGATGCACAAGGACTAAGCAGAATATTCGCAATAAGCAGCAATCGAAACATAATTTTCATAAATATTACATTCTTTAATGGAAAAAGTACTTTTGGAGCGGCTATTTCAGCATCTAATTCAAATAATACATTGTTGACATTTATAAATTGTTCATTCATAAACAACAGTGCTTCATCTAGTTATGGTGGGGGTATTTACTGTGAATATGCTAATTTAACCATTATAAATTCAACATTTATTAATAATACTGCAAAGGTTGGTTCTGCTATTCATTCATATGGGACTCATGATTCTTCTATTATTAATTCTACTTTTATTAATAATTATATTCCTTTGGGTAGTTCTGGAGGAGGTACTATTAATATAATGGCTGCCAATAATTTTACTATTAGTGATTCTGTTTTTATTAACAATAGTGGAGATTCATGGGGTGGTAGTATCACTGCTATTAATACCAATAATTTAACTATAAACAATTGTAATTTTATTAATAATTCTGCTACATATGGCGGAGCTATTGATTTAGACAGAACAAATAACACACTCATTAATAACTGTGAATTCTTTGATAACAATGCAAGTTATGGTGGAGGTATTTATGCAGAAAATGGAAATAATTTAACTATTATTTCTTCAAATTTCACTAACAATTCAGGGAATAACGGTGCTGCAATATATAATCACGTAAATAGTAATTCTACTACTATAGAAAATAATACTATTGTGGATAATAATGGAACTGGTATACTTAACAGAGGCTATAATACTACTATTTCTGGTAATAATATTACAAATAATAATGGTAATGGTATAACTAATACTGGTAATGCTAATATTGAGAATAATATAATTTATGGCAATATTGATAATGGCGTTAATAACGGAGGTAATGCTACCATTCGTGATAATGATATTACAAATAATGGTAATGCCCTAAATAATACTGGTTATTTAGGTGGTTCAAATAATACCAACAGACATCAAACATCTCTTTTAATGACTACAATTATCTTATCTAACAAAGTAACAATAACAGTAACAGCTACAGATAACAAAGGTAATCCTATTATAAATAGAATAATTAATTTCTATGTTAATGGAGAACTAGTAGGAACTGCAACAACTAACAGTAATGGTATAGCACAATTCACATATACTGCAACACAATCAGGAACATATAATATTCTCGCAACTATAGATAACTTTACAATCGAAACCAATCCAATTTTAACAGAAATCTACTCAGAATCTAATATTAGTGAAAATATTTTAATCAAAATAAACGATGAAAGAGAAATACCAACTCCTACACCAAATCCAACCCCAACTCCTAAAAAACCTAAAAATCCAGATAGTCCTAATCCAAAGAATGATCCAAACAAAACAAGTAACAAGCCAGTTGCAACAGCAGCTATGAAAGAAACCGGAATACCAATAAACTTAATACTATTAGTACTATTAAGTTGTTTAGGAATAATCATTAGGAAAAAACAATGA
- a CDS encoding transposase yields the protein MLCDRGFQSLKNYLIGINKYNIVTLLFPKKKPSLINLFERIQNPIDYYEDNNGEIKIYNDLKQKLFDSLVKWEDYRRIRWKIEEFFKFMKEKLKLKNIHAYTIISVYNHVYLNVLLIGMMISTGYRKIKEIKRIVDFT from the coding sequence ATATTATGTGATAGGGGATTTCAAAGCTTAAAAAATTATTTAATAGGAATTAACAAATATAATATTGTTACTTTACTCTTTCCAAAGAAAAAACCATCATTAATAAATTTATTTGAAAGAATACAGAATCCTATTGATTATTATGAAGATAATAATGGGGAAATTAAAATTTACAACGATTTAAAGCAAAAACTATTTGATTCACTAGTTAAATGGGAAGATTACAGAAGAATTAGATGGAAAATAGAGGAATTTTTTAAATTTATGAAAGAAAAACTTAAATTAAAGAATATACATGCATATACAATTATATCTGTCTATAACCACGTTTATCTAAATGTACTTTTAATAGGAATGATGATTAGCACAGGTTATAGAAAGATTAAAGAAATTAAAAGGATTGTTGATTTCACATAA
- a CDS encoding transposase: MKIPLNPDKKDQVWNLFSKILKVIDSRTFQQELARNGLNNIKNHQIILKIILLSIFYQLDLNYVYNKIISRPKLKKFLDIDEILSLKQIRKIYHRYDECKYLELALKTLNKMNFKEIKRIDTMILDSTSITLDLKFGGKYLSKQKLLTKDYKRVYSTNNGHYAVFKMTLAIDKKICKPLTILIHPGAPHDTTLFDDMLNELKRRKILKNGN, from the coding sequence ATGAAAATTCCTTTAAATCCCGATAAAAAAGACCAAGTATGGAATTTGTTTTCCAAAATACTTAAAGTTATCGATTCTAGAACTTTTCAACAAGAACTAGCTCGAAATGGACTAAATAATATTAAAAATCATCAAATAATCCTTAAAATTATTTTATTAAGCATATTCTACCAATTAGATCTAAACTACGTCTATAATAAAATAATAAGTCGTCCTAAGCTTAAAAAATTTTTAGATATTGATGAGATACTCTCTCTAAAACAGATAAGAAAGATTTATCATCGTTATGATGAATGTAAATATCTTGAATTAGCTTTAAAAACATTGAATAAAATGAATTTTAAAGAAATAAAAAGAATTGACACGATGATCCTTGATTCAACTTCAATTACTCTGGATTTAAAATTTGGTGGAAAATATTTATCAAAGCAAAAATTACTTACAAAAGACTATAAAAGAGTCTATTCTACAAATAATGGACATTATGCAGTATTTAAAATGACATTAGCTATAGATAAAAAGATTTGCAAACCATTAACAATATTAATACATCCAGGAGCACCCCACGACACTACATTATTTGATGATATGCTTAATGAACTGAAAAGACGAAAAATATTAAAAAATGGTAATTAA
- a CDS encoding right-handed parallel beta-helix repeat-containing protein gives MEILKNKFSSKMILIIFILFLLSITISTVNAAEKNITSSDNLGQTIANASNGDTINLDEGNYTNNVTGININKNLTMVGKNKETTIIDAQKIANIFTLTTGNTLTLINITLINGIRVTSGGAIETQTGTTLNINNCIFTNNRAGNAGGAIDSAGILNIANSTFNNSRADSWGGAIYQTGTNLTIINSTFTNTIGRLGGVIFNSNAKLIVINSTFTNNTGTIGGAIDTFAPNPTIVNCTFNNNTGTSGGAINNNGANPIIVNCTFNNNNATIGGAIYNNVGGVNSTISNSTFTENNATNGGAIYNIGVNCTVNNSNFTSNQASNYGGGIFNNGSMLVTGNLMADNIANVLGNEIYNNGTMGILNLTYLNNSTITVDKNSDVILYATLTDDMGNSVTGQNISFYVNGIFIGEVEAIEGNVNITYLANQSTGIIPVTGNYAGHEGFDIITKNGQLLIVANTTVNSEITLDKNEYQINETVHGKITITNTDNNTATNVTTRVLFPFGFVLNPISVVVSHGIFDPNTNIWTIGNLAPGEVATITFTGKFTTPGEHTISIETTGENFEISTDSASTFVEEEPEPPIPPKPQPEPEEQEKINENNEIATAVMKETGTPILAILIVLLSSLGLVYRKK, from the coding sequence ATGGAAATCTTAAAAAATAAATTTTCAAGTAAAATGATCCTTATCATATTCATATTATTCTTATTATCAATTACAATATCAACAGTAAATGCAGCAGAAAAAAACATAACAAGCAGTGATAATTTAGGCCAAACTATAGCAAATGCATCAAATGGAGATACAATAAACTTAGATGAAGGAAATTACACAAATAATGTGACAGGAATAAACATAAACAAAAACTTAACTATGGTGGGGAAAAACAAAGAAACTACAATAATAGATGCACAAAAAATAGCAAATATATTCACTCTAACAACAGGCAATACTCTCACTTTAATAAACATCACATTAATCAATGGAATAAGGGTTACTAGTGGTGGGGCAATTGAGACTCAAACTGGAACAACACTAAATATAAACAATTGTATATTCACCAATAACAGAGCAGGAAATGCTGGTGGAGCAATTGATAGTGCAGGTATACTTAACATAGCTAATTCTACTTTTAATAACAGTAGAGCTGATAGTTGGGGAGGAGCCATCTATCAGACCGGTACAAATCTTACTATAATTAATTCTACTTTCACCAACACAATAGGTCGCCTTGGTGGTGTAATCTTCAATTCTAATGCAAAACTAATTGTAATCAACTCTACTTTCACCAACAATACAGGAACGATTGGTGGTGCAATTGATACTTTCGCTCCAAATCCTACTATAGTTAACTGTACTTTTAACAATAATACTGGAACTAGTGGTGGCGCAATCAATAATAATGGTGCAAACCCCATTATAGTTAATTGTACTTTCAACAACAACAATGCAACTATTGGTGGAGCAATTTACAACAATGTAGGTGGTGTTAATTCTACTATCAGTAACTCTACATTTACAGAGAATAATGCAACTAATGGTGGAGCAATCTACAATATTGGTGTTAATTGTACTGTGAATAATTCCAATTTTACAAGTAATCAAGCTAGTAATTATGGAGGAGGAATATTTAACAATGGTAGTATGCTAGTCACTGGTAATTTAATGGCAGATAATATTGCGAATGTTTTAGGTAACGAAATCTATAATAATGGTACAATGGGGATTTTAAACCTAACATACCTTAATAACTCAACAATAACTGTTGATAAAAATAGTGATGTTATTTTGTACGCTACTTTAACTGATGATATGGGTAATTCTGTTACAGGTCAAAATATAAGTTTTTATGTTAATGGAATATTTATAGGTGAAGTAGAAGCTATTGAAGGAAATGTAAACATAACATACCTTGCTAACCAAAGCACTGGTATTATTCCTGTTACTGGTAATTATGCAGGTCATGAAGGATTCGACATTATCACAAAAAACGGCCAACTATTAATTGTAGCTAATACCACAGTTAATAGTGAAATTACATTGGACAAAAATGAATACCAAATTAATGAAACAGTACATGGTAAAATCACTATTACTAATACAGACAATAATACTGCGACTAATGTAACAACTAGAGTACTTTTCCCTTTTGGTTTTGTTTTAAATCCTATTAGTGTGGTTGTTTCTCATGGAATTTTTGATCCAAATACTAATATTTGGACTATTGGAAATTTAGCTCCAGGAGAAGTAGCAACAATAACATTCACAGGAAAATTCACAACACCAGGAGAACACACAATCTCAATCGAAACCACAGGAGAGAACTTCGAAATAAGCACAGATTCAGCTTCTACATTTGTAGAAGAAGAACCAGAACCACCAATTCCACCAAAACCTCAACCAGAACCAGAAGAACAAGAAAAAATAAATGAAAACAATGAAATAGCTACAGCTGTTATGAAAGAAACAGGAACCCCAATATTAGCTATCTTAATCGTGTTATTAAGCAGTTTAGGCCTAGTTTATAGGAAAAAATAA
- a CDS encoding DUF11 domain-containing protein produces the protein MKILKNNLANRIILIISLLFLLSVSLSVVNAAETNITSDDNLGKTISNATNGDTINLDNGTYNTNVTNITINKNLTIIGKGANNTIIDAQKTGRIFNIEKGNTVKLINLTLTNGQIIGSGGAIYNNGTLILIDCIFSNNNLTGSYNAGAIYNNGTLNITDSKFNNNTAYYGGAIYSNVNSKMIIKNSEFTNNTAISAGGAIDSERGASFDINNSNFINNKAASQGGAIFAQDEWNESYNNITNSKFINNIANGIGGACSINGQNNFTIKNSTFINNTANNNGGAIEDFFNDGLRIIDSTFINNTANNNGGAINCYSITNITNSNFINNTANNNGGAIYNTYYKMNVIDSYFNGNKAIIGGSIFNNGNMSVSGNIMINNIAELGKMIYNNGNIGVLNLTYLNNKTIIVNNNTYVILNATLTDDMGNTITGQNISFYVNGTFIDNQTATEGLANITFKVNHGKGIVIIAGEYAGSATFSNVILYGHLLIVDNTTINNSINLDKNEYLVNDTVNGIVSIINNGSEIAYDVKVKINLPPEFNLNNFTVSHGYYDPNTNIWHIGNLNINEEATMNFTGKFKKAGTYIVDIISSGENFNTTTDLDTALVKQNTTPPIPPIPPKPTPKPSNDTNNNPAASATMKTTGIPINLILLVLLSCLGIIIRKKQ, from the coding sequence ATGAAAATTTTAAAAAATAATTTAGCTAATAGAATAATCCTTATCATATCATTATTATTTTTGTTATCAGTTTCTTTATCTGTAGTTAATGCAGCAGAGACCAATATAACAAGTGATGATAATTTAGGTAAAACTATATCCAATGCAACTAATGGAGATACAATAAACCTAGATAATGGAACATATAACACTAACGTGACTAACATAACAATAAATAAAAACCTAACAATAATCGGAAAGGGAGCAAATAATACCATAATAGATGCACAAAAAACTGGAAGAATATTCAACATTGAAAAAGGGAACACCGTAAAATTAATAAACCTCACTCTAACCAACGGACAAATTATAGGATCCGGTGGAGCAATTTACAACAATGGTACATTAATATTAATTGATTGTATATTTAGCAACAATAACCTAACAGGTTCTTATAATGCTGGAGCAATTTACAACAATGGTACTTTAAATATTACTGATTCTAAATTCAATAACAACACAGCTTATTATGGTGGAGCAATCTATAGTAATGTAAATAGTAAAATGATAATTAAAAACTCTGAATTCACTAACAATACGGCCATTTCTGCAGGAGGAGCTATAGATTCTGAAAGGGGAGCATCATTCGATATTAATAATTCTAATTTCATTAATAATAAAGCAGCATCTCAAGGAGGAGCTATATTTGCACAAGACGAGTGGAATGAATCATATAACAATATAACTAACTCCAAATTTATCAACAATATAGCAAATGGAATTGGTGGAGCTTGTTCAATTAATGGTCAAAATAATTTTACTATTAAAAATTCAACTTTCATTAATAATACAGCAAATAATAATGGAGGGGCAATAGAAGATTTTTTCAATGATGGCCTCAGGATAATTGATTCAACTTTCATTAATAATACAGCAAATAATAATGGAGGAGCTATAAATTGTTATTCAATAACAAATATAACTAACTCTAATTTTATCAATAATACAGCAAATAATAATGGAGGAGCTATTTATAACACTTATTATAAGATGAATGTTATTGATTCTTATTTCAATGGTAACAAGGCCATTATAGGAGGAAGCATATTTAATAATGGTAATATGTCAGTTTCTGGTAATATCATGATTAATAATATTGCTGAGTTAGGTAAAATGATATATAACAATGGAAATATAGGTGTTTTAAATCTAACTTATCTCAACAATAAAACAATAATTGTAAATAATAATACATATGTTATATTAAATGCTACATTAACTGATGATATGGGAAATACAATTACTGGGCAAAATATATCTTTCTATGTTAATGGAACATTTATTGATAATCAAACAGCTACCGAAGGATTAGCAAACATAACATTCAAAGTTAACCATGGAAAAGGAATAGTTATAATTGCAGGAGAGTATGCTGGGAGTGCGACATTTAGTAATGTTATCTTATACGGCCATCTGTTAATTGTTGATAATACCACAATAAATAATTCTATTAATTTAGATAAAAATGAATATTTAGTTAATGATACAGTTAATGGGATTGTTAGTATTATTAATAATGGTTCTGAGATAGCATATGATGTTAAAGTTAAAATTAACCTGCCTCCAGAATTTAATCTAAACAATTTCACTGTTTCACATGGTTACTATGATCCTAATACTAATATTTGGCATATTGGTAATTTAAACATCAATGAAGAAGCAACAATGAATTTCACAGGTAAATTCAAAAAAGCAGGCACATATATAGTAGACATCATAAGCAGTGGTGAAAATTTCAACACAACAACAGATCTAGATACAGCATTAGTTAAACAAAATACAACTCCCCCAATTCCTCCTATACCACCAAAACCTACTCCAAAGCCATCCAATGATACAAATAACAATCCAGCAGCAAGTGCTACTATGAAAACTACAGGAATACCAATAAACTTAATATTATTAGTACTTTTAAGTTGTTTAGGAATAATCATTAGGAAAAAACAATGA
- a CDS encoding ArsR family transcriptional regulator: MKQKQTSKKDFQKINNENNDYNKDTISEIKNMVKDIQNDIKKMTENSNEEHLSFMYTNLKNEFINSMNGYMIDKIDPELEQRMVNPCDMRNQCKNIFKKYLKKHTDDLNPDNISNEKISKSYDEFEKIKENKQKDECDQCFDEVSNIFENHVALIKSVKIYDNQKDEDEKKISDIDEKYLVQNVLNSISHEKRLKILKSIAIEPQSFSALSNLTDLRGGNLIFHINKLLKSDLIFQKQNHKEYMLTTKGFKIIQLLLNIES, translated from the coding sequence ATGAAGCAAAAACAAACTTCTAAAAAAGATTTTCAAAAAATTAATAATGAAAATAATGATTATAATAAAGATACAATATCTGAAATCAAAAATATGGTTAAAGATATTCAAAATGATATTAAAAAAATGACAGAAAACTCAAATGAAGAACATTTAAGTTTTATGTACACAAATCTTAAAAATGAGTTTATAAATTCTATGAATGGATATATGATCGATAAAATTGATCCTGAATTAGAACAAAGAATGGTAAACCCCTGTGATATGAGAAATCAGTGTAAAAATATTTTTAAAAAATATTTAAAGAAACATACAGATGATTTAAACCCTGATAATATATCAAATGAAAAAATAAGCAAAAGTTATGATGAATTTGAAAAAATTAAAGAAAATAAACAAAAAGATGAATGTGACCAATGTTTTGATGAAGTTTCTAATATCTTTGAAAATCATGTTGCACTAATAAAATCAGTGAAAATTTATGATAATCAAAAAGATGAAGATGAAAAAAAAATTTCAGATATAGATGAAAAATACTTAGTTCAAAATGTTTTAAACTCCATATCTCATGAAAAACGATTAAAGATATTAAAATCCATAGCTATTGAACCTCAAAGTTTTTCAGCTCTTTCTAATTTAACTGACTTGAGAGGAGGAAATTTGATTTTTCATATAAATAAGCTACTAAAAAGTGATTTAATATTTCAAAAACAGAATCATAAAGAATACATGCTTACAACAAAAGGATTTAAGATTATACAACTACTTTTAAATATAGAAAGCTAA